The sequence AGCTGTCACTTCCTTCAGCGGTGGCACCGGGTGCCAAGAGGCACGAATAGGGCAAATGGCGTCCACTGTGCGGTCGGACGCTTCTGAACAGTGGATAGTAGTTTCCTCATTGTGGAACTTCAATGGTTTGTTGATATCGAGATTCTCTGGGTCGAGGCAAGGTGGCGCTCAGTGCCACCCCGTTCACTCAAGGTGGCTCAGATCGGCCTCGGTGTCGATGTCGTACGGCGCGGCCACGTCCGCGCACTCCACCAGCCTGATCGCCGCCGCGTGATCCTTCAGGTAGGCGCGTGCCCCCCGGTCACCGGTGGCCGTCGCCGCGATGCCCGGCCAGTGCGCCGCGCCGAAGAGCACGGGATGCCCGCGCACGCCGTCGTAGGCGGCCGAGACCAGCGAGTTCTGGTCCTCGTACGCGCCGAGTACCCGTGTCACCGCCGCCGGCCCGATCCCCGGCTGGTCGACCAGGCTCACCAGGGCCGCGCGTGCGCCCGTGCCGGTGAGCGAGCCGAGCCCGGCGCGCAGGGAGGAGCCCATGCCCTCGGCCCAGTCGGGATTGTCCACGAGAACGCAGCCGTCCAGCTCGGCGCGGGCCCGGACCTCGTCGGCCCGCGCCCCGAGCACGACGTGGATCCGTCCGCACCCGGCCGTCCGCAGCACGCCGACCGCGTGTTCGACCAGGGGGCGCCCCCGGTGCTCCAGCAGCGCCTTGGGCCGCCCGCCGAGCCGTCTGCCGCCGCCCGCCGCGAGCAGCAGCCCGGCGATCTCCTCGTATCGGTCCCGCTCGTCCGTCATGCGTCCTGCATACCTGACGCGGAAGGCGACGGCCGGATTCCTTGGGCTGAATTTCGGTCCGCGCGGTGGCGCTCCCGCACGAGGTGGCGTTAACTGACCCGCGCACGAGGGAGCGGCAGGGGGGAGAGCTGTGTTGCGGAGCTTGGGACAGAGGCGAGTGACCGGCAGCGGCGAGGACCCGAGAGTGGTGGAGCTGCGGACCGCGGTGTCCCGGCTGCGCCGCGAACTCGCCGCGTTACCGTCCGAGTTCCCCGACCGCGGCATAGCCGAGGACGAACTGGCCACGCTGGCGGCGATGGCGGCCGGAGGCCTTCCCGAGACCCCGCGCCTGCGCAGTTCCCTGCTCCTGATCGCGGGCGCGATCGGCTCCGTCAGCGCGCTTGCGCGGGGGTTGTCGGA is a genomic window of Streptomyces griseochromogenes containing:
- a CDS encoding nucleotidyltransferase family protein, whose product is MTDERDRYEEIAGLLLAAGGGRRLGGRPKALLEHRGRPLVEHAVGVLRTAGCGRIHVVLGARADEVRARAELDGCVLVDNPDWAEGMGSSLRAGLGSLTGTGARAALVSLVDQPGIGPAAVTRVLGAYEDQNSLVSAAYDGVRGHPVLFGAAHWPGIAATATGDRGARAYLKDHAAAIRLVECADVAAPYDIDTEADLSHLE
- a CDS encoding DUF5955 family protein, with translation MLRSLGQRRVTGSGEDPRVVELRTAVSRLRRELAALPSEFPDRGIAEDELATLAAMAAGGLPETPRLRSSLLLIAGAIGSVSALARGLSDVRQAVDLFGESPRS